From the bacterium genome, the window AGCGATCTGTTGAAAATATTGTGTCGGAGTTGGAGACCATAACATCCCGGGTTGTCTATTTCACGGACGATGAGAGCATGATTGAGTATGAAAGGATGTTTTTATTGGCGGAGATGATTCAGCGGGCTGGCAATAAGAAAAAGTAACTAATTTGGGCAAGGTTTGATACGGTGGTAAAGCACAGGGATCTTTTTGAACAATGGAAGAAAGTAGGATTGGATACTTTGATGCTTGGTTATGAATCCCCCTCCGCCAAGCACCTTGAGAAATACAACAAGAACATTGCCGTTGAAACCCAGATCCAGGCAACAAAATACCTTAAAGAGATGGCGTTAAATTTTGAGCCACTTTTCATAATAGACCCCGATTTTGACGGGGAAGACTTTAGGGAGCTCAAGGCATATGTTAATAACCAAAAATATTTTTGGCCAGGGTATAGTATATTGACCCCTTTTCCCGGCTCCCCGCTGTATAAAGAGATCCATAGTAAAATAACGACCAAAGATTGGAATCTGTATGACGGGGCTCATGCTGTGGCCGGGACAAGACTGCCGGAAAAAGAGTTTTACCGTCTTTACCGTGATATACTGATGGGCATTCCATTTTATAACCGGATAATCGCACTCATGAGATACCCATTGCTAAAATTACCGGCGGTTATTCTGTCGTTGATGAAAACAAGAAAAAAGCAGTTAGTTCACAACCTAAATGTAATTAATGTTGATAAATAAGATGAGTAATAGAACACAATGGACAGTTTGTCTGATATTTGTAACTCTGCTGGTCATTGTTTCGTCCATCTACCCGGCCTCTGACCCCGACCTGTACATCATGCTGGCTACCGGCCGTTATGTGGCCCAGACTGGGCATGCGCCAACGATAGATCTGTGGAGCCATACGGCCTATGGCCAGCCCTGGCCCATGCATGAATGGCTTTCCAGCCTGCTGTTCTATGGTTTGTTCGTTGCTTGGGGCATCAACGGTATAGTCATTTTCAAAGCTTTGGCCCTGGCCCTGGCCTTTATCTTGGGCTTGCAGATCATGCGGCTGAGGGGAGCATCTCC encodes:
- a CDS encoding radical SAM protein, giving the protein FPRRELVEKYSSSYRYEWHFGVSSIRTSVGCPFKCSFCSVDALSGGKYLKRSVENIVSELETITSRVVYFTDDESMIEYERMFLLAEMIQRAGNKKK